The Anabaena sp. WA102 genome contains a region encoding:
- a CDS encoding BrnT family toxin produces MMEFEFDANKSATNKTKHNIDFIEAQKLWRDTHLVEVPANTTDEPRFLVIGKIADKHWSAVITYRSDKIRIISVRRSRTEEVNIYES; encoded by the coding sequence ATGATGGAATTTGAATTTGATGCAAACAAAAGTGCAACAAATAAAACTAAACATAACATTGATTTTATTGAAGCACAAAAACTTTGGAGAGATACGCATCTAGTAGAAGTACCGGCAAACACAACCGATGAACCCAGATTTTTAGTTATTGGCAAGATAGCTGATAAACATTGGTCAGCAGTCATTACCTATCGTAGTGATAAAATAAGGATTATTTCTGTTCGTCGTTCTCGTACTGAAGAGGTCAATATTTATGAAAGCTGA
- a CDS encoding DUF29 family protein, with protein sequence MTQELIDLRNSILEQRYTDALAIVDELEGMSKQAILRNIQAFLRILLIHLVKNQIETRLTNSWVASIRNSLIEIKKINLKENKKSYYINQSEWGSWLEDEIELAIADASLEVLNGIYNEFQLAEIVNRNEVISIARKFLELTHLYSVKELPKTIAEMLIQLPGGEDWKLGKR encoded by the coding sequence ATGACACAGGAATTAATAGACCTCAGAAATAGTATTTTAGAACAACGTTATACCGACGCTTTGGCTATTGTTGATGAATTAGAGGGGATGAGTAAACAGGCGATTTTACGGAATATTCAAGCATTTTTGAGAATTTTGTTAATTCATTTAGTTAAAAACCAAATAGAAACCCGATTAACTAACTCTTGGGTTGCTTCTATTCGTAATTCATTGATAGAAATTAAAAAAATAAATCTCAAAGAAAATAAAAAATCCTATTATATCAATCAAAGTGAATGGGGTAGTTGGTTAGAAGATGAAATTGAACTAGCAATAGCTGATGCTAGTTTAGAAGTATTGAACGGGATTTATAATGAATTTCAATTAGCGGAAATTGTCAATAGAAATGAGGTAATCTCTATCGCTAGAAAATTTTTGGAATTGACTCATTTATATTCTGTAAAGGAGTTACCAAAAACTATTGCTGAAATGCTAATTCAGTTACCCGGTGGTGAAGATTGGAAATTAGGGAAAAGGTAA
- a CDS encoding DUF29 family protein, which produces MTQELIDLRNSIVEQRYTDALAIVDELEGMSKQAILRNIQAFLRILLIHLIKNQIENRLTNSWVASIRNSLVEIKKINLKENKKSYYINQDEWNSWLEDEIELAIADASLEVMNGKFKRQQLSQMLNKPQLILTATELINFTYDYQIRELPDIIDGYLGNLPGGEDWKLGKR; this is translated from the coding sequence ATGACACAGGAATTAATAGACCTCAGAAATAGTATTGTAGAACAACGTTATACCGATGCTTTAGCTATTGTTGATGAATTAGAGGGGATGAGTAAACAAGCTATTTTACGAAATATTCAAGCATTTTTGAGAATTTTGTTAATTCATTTAATCAAAAACCAAATAGAAAACCGATTAACTAATTCTTGGGTTGCTTCTATTCGCAATTCATTGGTAGAAATTAAAAAAATAAATCTCAAAGAAAATAAAAAATCCTATTATATCAATCAAGATGAATGGAATAGTTGGTTAGAAGATGAAATTGAATTAGCAATAGCTGACGCTAGTTTAGAAGTAATGAATGGAAAATTTAAGCGTCAGCAACTTTCCCAAATGTTAAACAAACCACAATTAATATTAACTGCAACTGAGTTAATTAACTTTACCTATGATTATCAAATTAGAGAATTACCAGATATTATTGATGGTTATTTAGGTAATTTACCCGGTGGTGAAGATTGGAAATTGGGAAAAAGGTAA
- the brnA gene encoding type II toxin-antitoxin system BrnA family antitoxin: MKAEEFDTKFDNGEDITEFLDLSQVHHPGYTQKRVNIDFPVWMIEALEQEAKRLGVTSDSIIKLWLAERLDKKVITN, translated from the coding sequence ATGAAAGCTGAAGAATTTGATACTAAGTTTGACAATGGTGAAGATATTACTGAGTTTTTAGACTTATCTCAAGTACATCATCCAGGGTATACACAAAAAAGAGTTAATATTGATTTTCCTGTCTGGATGATAGAAGCTTTAGAACAGGAAGCAAAACGTTTAGGTGTGACTTCTGATTCTATTATTAAATTGTGGCTTGCTGAACGTCTGGATAAAAAAGTGATTACCAATTAG
- a CDS encoding DUF29 family protein produces the protein MTQELIDLKNSILEQRYTDALAIVDELEGMSKQAILRNIESFLLRLMIHLIKNQVEQRLTNSWATSIESSILEIKKLNLKENKKSYYLNIDEWVEILEDSIELAIRPASLEIMNGKLQRQQISQMLNKPQLILTATELINFTYNYKIRELPDIIDDYLGNLTGGEDWKLGKR, from the coding sequence ATGACACAGGAATTAATAGACCTCAAAAATAGTATTTTAGAACAACGTTACACCGACGCTTTGGCTATTGTTGATGAATTAGAGGGGATGAGTAAACAAGCAATTTTACGGAATATTGAATCATTTTTATTGAGATTGATGATTCATTTGATTAAAAATCAAGTGGAACAGCGGTTAACTAATTCTTGGGCTACATCAATTGAAAGTTCAATTCTAGAAATTAAGAAATTGAATTTGAAAGAAAATAAAAAATCTTACTATCTTAATATTGATGAATGGGTGGAAATATTAGAGGATTCTATAGAGTTGGCAATTCGTCCTGCAAGTTTAGAAATAATGAATGGAAAATTGCAAAGACAACAAATTTCCCAAATGTTAAACAAACCACAATTAATATTAACTGCAACTGAATTAATTAACTTTACCTATAATTATAAAATTAGAGAATTACCAGATATCATTGATGATTACTTAGGTAATTTAACTGGTGGTGAAGATTGGAAGTTAGGGAAAAGGTAA
- a CDS encoding tetratricopeptide repeat protein, whose translation MIGNILRQRYRIVKELELKKGGFGETYLAEDLDIPVTPKPFCVVKRLKPTEIDRDSIRLFEQEARILYELGQNHDQIPKLYAHFQEGEDFYIIQEFIEGKDLTNEISPGKKLSEIDVIQLLKDTLEILVYVHDNKVIHRDIKPDNIMRRKDGKLVLIDFGAIKQINTTTAAIKSGSTTRTIGIGTRGYTPLEQAMGKPKFSSDIYALGMTAIQALIDLSPRLLPEDDDGEILWIDQVEISDNLKQFINKMVRYDWRQRYRNAKEALEELNQIFEVVKQQNIQPLKLAEISELCFRQGNKLLKLQKYKEAISSYDKAIATKPDFHEVWNNRGNALEKLQKYEEAISSYDKALAIKPDFYDAWNNRGVALARLEKYMEEIASYDKALAIKPDFYEAWNNRGAALEKLQKYEEAIASYDKALAIKPDLYEAWNNRGAALWYLQRYEEALKCYGQAISINPDFEIAIINFNDLLKKLGRSN comes from the coding sequence ATGATTGGTAATATTCTCCGTCAACGTTACAGGATTGTTAAAGAACTAGAACTCAAGAAAGGTGGGTTTGGGGAAACTTACCTTGCAGAAGATTTAGATATTCCCGTGACTCCTAAACCGTTTTGTGTAGTGAAACGTTTAAAACCTACGGAGATTGACAGGGATAGTATCCGTTTATTTGAACAAGAAGCAAGAATTTTATATGAATTAGGACAAAATCACGATCAAATTCCTAAATTGTATGCCCACTTTCAGGAAGGTGAAGACTTTTACATAATTCAAGAATTTATTGAAGGTAAAGATTTAACTAATGAAATCAGCCCTGGCAAAAAGTTGAGTGAAATTGATGTAATTCAACTGTTAAAAGATACTTTAGAAATATTAGTTTATGTTCATGATAACAAAGTTATTCATCGAGATATTAAACCAGACAATATTATGCGCCGTAAAGATGGGAAATTAGTATTGATTGATTTTGGTGCAATCAAACAAATTAATACTACTACTGCTGCTATAAAATCAGGCTCTACTACCCGAACTATTGGTATTGGTACACGGGGATATACGCCTTTAGAACAGGCTATGGGTAAACCTAAATTTAGTAGTGATATTTATGCTTTAGGGATGACTGCAATTCAGGCATTAATTGATTTGTCTCCTCGCTTATTACCAGAAGATGATGATGGTGAAATTCTTTGGATTGATCAAGTTGAAATAAGTGATAACTTAAAGCAGTTTATAAATAAAATGGTGCGTTATGATTGGCGACAACGTTATAGAAATGCAAAGGAAGCTTTAGAGGAATTAAATCAGATTTTTGAAGTTGTTAAACAACAGAATATACAGCCACTAAAACTAGCCGAAATAAGTGAACTTTGCTTTAGACAGGGAAATAAATTATTGAAGTTACAAAAATACAAAGAAGCGATCTCATCTTATGATAAAGCTATTGCTACTAAACCTGACTTTCATGAAGTTTGGAATAACCGGGGTAATGCTCTAGAGAAGTTACAAAAATATGAAGAAGCGATCTCATCTTACGATAAAGCTCTTGCTATCAAACCTGACTTTTATGATGCTTGGAATAACCGAGGTGTTGCCCTAGCAAGGTTAGAAAAATACATGGAAGAGATTGCATCTTACGATAAAGCTCTTGCTATCAAACCTGACTTTTATGAGGCTTGGAATAACCGAGGTGCTGCGCTAGAGAAGTTACAAAAATATGAAGAAGCGATCGCATCTTACGATAAAGCCCTTGCTATTAAACCTGACCTTTATGAGGCTTGGAATAACCGAGGTGCTGCCCTATGGTATCTACAAAGGTATGAAGAAGCACTAAAATGTTATGGACAAGCAATTAGTATTAACCCAGATTTTGAAATAGCAATCATTAATTTTAATGATTTATTAAAGAAATTGGGGCGTTCAAATTAG